One Neodiprion pinetum isolate iyNeoPine1 chromosome 1, iyNeoPine1.2, whole genome shotgun sequence genomic window carries:
- the LOC124217976 gene encoding transcription factor Atoh1, which produces MALLSNHHSSSGYNQSSSEMLTPIYPTPNRSFDPVNYQSPYTSPSYETMRGPYRDAYQPDGDVTPRRDLEFSDYHREPADFHPRTPEGYERGPYGVLTPLTPQRFESQRATNATEQNLTSPRSTFYEENSTDYQPPTYCYETPPQEPRFHPGESTSFQTETEMRSLCWDPVSSTQKVQTSPTSSPRRGRRRSRDVPPSPNVLKRRRLAANARERRRMNGLNDAFDKLREVVPSLGADHKLSKFETLQMAQTYIAALCDLLERHDGKR; this is translated from the exons ATGGCCCTCCTGTCGAACCACCACAGTAGCAGCGGTTACAATCAGTCGTCCTCCGAAATGCTCACGCCGATTTACCCGACCCCGAACCGCTCGTTCGATCCTGTTAATTATCAATCACCCTACACCTCGCCGAGCTACGAAACTATGCGAGGACCCTACAGAGATGCCTATCAACCTGACGGCGATGTTACACCGAGAAGAGATCTCGAATTTTCGGACTATCACAGGGAGCCCGCGGACTTTCATCCcaggacaccggaaggatacGAGAGAGGACCCTATGGTGTACTAACTCCTTTAACCCCGCAACG GTTTGAGTCGCAGCGAGCCACCAATGCTACGGAGCAGAACCTGACGTCACCGAGGTCAACTTTTTACGAGGAGAATTCGACGGATTATCAGCCACCGACTTATTGTTACGAAACCCCGCCCCAAGAGCCAAGATTTCATCCCGGTGAGTCGACCTCGTTTCAAACGGAAACGGAAATGAGATCGTTGTGCTGGGATCCAGTCTCGTCGACTCAG AAAGTCCAAACCTCGCCTACGTCAAGCCCGAGGAGAGGACGACGACGATCTCGCGACGTGCCGCCCTCGCCGAACGTTTTGAAGAGACGAAGGCTCGCGGCCAACGCGCGGGAAAGAAGACGGATGAACGGGCTGAACGACGCATTCGATAAACTGAGGGAAGTCGTCCCGAGTCTGGGGGCTGATCACAAGCTGAGCAAATTCGAAACCCTGCAAATGGCTCAGACTTACATCGCCGCACTTTGCGATTTGCTCGAGAGACACGACGGGAAACGATGA